In Erigeron canadensis isolate Cc75 chromosome 6, C_canadensis_v1, whole genome shotgun sequence, the following are encoded in one genomic region:
- the LOC122603672 gene encoding cytochrome b-c1 complex subunit 9-like: protein MSRKAGGVLEGLYKVFFCSTPVYVTFVIVGALVGERAVDYGVHKLWEKNNVGKRFEDISVLGQRPDE from the exons ATGAGTCGAAAAGCCGGAGGAGTTTTGGAAGGACTATATAAAGTCTTTTTTTGCAGTACCCCCGTCTATGTCACCTTCGTCATCGTGGGCGCTCTCGTTGGTGAACGG GCAGTTGATTATGGAGTTCATAAACTTTGGGAGAAAAACAATGTTGGG AAACGATTTGAAGACATTTCTGTTTTGGGACAGAGGCCAGATGAGTGA
- the LOC122603308 gene encoding uncharacterized protein LOC122603308, translated as MAAGIIGGQTACRISSYYVVYPPTPCSSFHSNIIKRIPTTCNGRYRASLIMNPESFEVGRLIGSYGFMSVTNYSSGLQSIDSLQEQREEEAVGGLRFQDVRQGNVQIRLYEGRVTQGPRRGTPIIFKVYPGKQVGGLEADMMASNELGSHAFLQSCSKVICQNIQILLGGFETKTGEQWLAFRNDGKYCAADYAKASCEKVSKNLALGAQKVWNPFEEEQYIKRKRYFVIKLLHGALCGLAYMHENERLHQSLGPASVVLNTMVDKDSAYLVPRLRDLAFSVDIRFPSLEENSGGLSDGLWRRARSAGAFTLMEKRAFGIADDIYGAGLLFAYMAFIPFCEAGIVDSLSLQRLLESTFKLDLAATREYCLADDRFLEAVKFLDLGDGAGWELLQAMLNPDFRNRPIAEAVVNHRFLTGALL; from the exons ATGGCAGCAGGAATAATAGGAGGCCAAACCGCTTGCAGAATCTCATCGTACTATGTAGTCTATCCACCAACACCATGTTCTTCCTTCCACTCAAACATCATCAAACGTATCCCAACCACATGTAATGGACGATACAGAGCCAGCCTAATCATGAATCCTGAATCTTTCGAAGTCGGTCGGCTTATCGGAAGCTACGGCTTCATGAGCGTCACTAA TTATTCATCAGGACTTCAATCAATTGATAGCTTACAAGAACAACGAGAAGAAGAGGCTGTCGGCGGTTTGCGATTTCAGGATGTTAGACAAGGCAATGTTCAAATCAG GCTTTACGAAGGACGAGTAACTCAGGGCCCTCGTAGGGGCACTCCAATCATCTTTAAG GTTTATCCGGGAAAACAAGTAGGTGGTCTTGAGGCTGATATGATGGCCTCAAATGAGCTTGGATCTCATGCTTTCCTGCAG AGTTGTTCGAAAGTTATCTGCCAAAATATACAAATTCTATTAGGGGGTTTTGAGACAAAAACGGGAGAGCAG TGGCTTGCATTTCGCAATGATGGCAAATATTGTGCAGCAGACTATGCTAAAGCTTCATGTGAGAAAGTTTCCAAGAATCTTGCTCTTGGAGCTCAGAAAGTATGGAATCCCTTTGAAGAAGAACAATATATTAAACGGAAAAGATATTTTGTTATTAAGCTACTTCATGGTGCTTTATGTGGTTTGGCTTACATGCATGAAAATGAAAGATTGCATCAGAGCCTTGGCCCAGCCTCAGTTGTTCTTAA CACGATGGTAGATAAAGATTCTGCTTATCTTGTTCCAAGGCTTCGTGATCTTGCCTTTTCGGTTGATATAAG GTTTCCAAGTTTAGAGGAAAATTCAGGCGGATTATCTGATGGTCTTTGGAGACGAGCAAGATCAGCTGGGGCTTTCACTCTAATGGAGAAACGAGCTTTTGGAATAGCTGATGATAT TTATGGAGCTGGTCTTCTTTTCGCATACATGGCTTTTATTCCATTCTGTGAAGCAGGCATAGTGGACAGCCTTTCATTGCAA AGGCTGTTAGAGAGTACTTTTAAACTTGATCTTGCAGCTACCAGAGA GTACTGCTTAGCCGATGATCGGTTTTTAGAGGCTGTCAAGTTTTTGGATTTGGGTGATGGGGCTGGCTGGGAGTTATTGCAG GCGATGTTGAATCCTGACTTCAGAAATAGGCCAATTGCTGAAGCTGTAGTGAACCACCGGTTCTTGACTGGTGCACTCCTCTGA
- the LOC122603428 gene encoding 60S ribosomal protein L10a-1-like — translation MSKLSSEALREAITQVTTEAKEKKRNFTETIELQIGLKNYDPQKDKRFSGTVKLPHIPRPKLKVCMLGDAQHVEEAQKIGLEYMDVESLKKLNKNKKLVKKLAKKHQAFLASESVIKQIPRLLGPGLNKAGKFPTLVSHQESLEAKVNETKATVKFQLKKVLCMGVAVGNCSMEEKQIFQNVQMSVNFLVSLLKKNWQNVRCLYLKTTMGKPVRIF, via the exons ATGAG TAAGCTCTCGAGTGAGGCCCTTAGAGAGGCGATTACCCAAGTTACGACTGAGGCCAAGGAAAAGAAACGTAACTTCACTGAAACCATTGAGCTTCAGATTGGTTTGAAGAACTACGATCCCCAAAAGGACAAGCGTTTTAGTGGTACCGTCAAGTTGCCACACATTCCTCGTCCCAAGTTGAAGGTTTGCATGCTCGGAGATGCCCAGCATGTTGAAGAG GCACAAAAGATTGGCCTCGAATACATGGATGTTGAGAGCCTGAAGAagctgaacaagaacaagaagttGGTGAAGAAGCTTGCTAAGAAACACCAAGCTTTTTTGGCTTCTGAGTCTGTCATCAAGCAGATTCCTCGTCTGTTGGGACCTGGCTTGAACAAAGCAG GCAAGTTCCCTACTCTTGTTTCCCACCAGGAGTCTCTTGAGGCTAAGGTTAACGAGACCAAGGCAACTGTGAAGTTTCAACTGAAGAAGGTTCTCTGCATGGGAGTTGCTGTTGGTAACTGCAGTATGGAGGAGAAGCAGATATTCCAGAATGTGCAAATGAGTGTTAACTTTCTAGTTTCATTGCTGAAGAAGAATTGGCAAAAT GTGAGGTGCTTATACTTGAAGACAACAATGGGAAAGCCAGTCCGCATCTTTTAA
- the LOC122603671 gene encoding uncharacterized protein LOC122603671 produces MIVNIAIVVASGFLGWAYIRFKPPPPKICGSPGGPPITSPRVQLDDGRHLSYKEWGISKDVAKHKVIVIHGFDSSKDLKLPISQELIEELQIYMVSFDRAGYGESDPHPKRTVKSEAYDVQELADKLQIGPKFYVIGLSMGAYVVWSCLKNIPQRLSGASLVVPFVNYWWPCLPAKLAKESFERLLVQDRWVFRVARYAPWLFNWWMEQKLFPALSIMAGKMDIFSQSDLEFLKNLPPNSDGTQERIRQQGVYESLYRDIMAGYGKWEFDPFDISNPWPNNDGAAHIWQGYDDKIIPYKVNRFLSEKLPYLRYHEVQGKGHLLPFDDSLCEEIFRTLVAG; encoded by the exons ATGATCGTAAATATAGCGATTGTCGTGGCAAGTGGTTTTCTAGGATGGGCTTATATCCGATTCAAGCCACCGCCTCCTAAAATTTGTGGGTCACCAGGTGGTCCTCCTATTACTTCACCTCGAGTCCAACTTGATGATGGAAGACATTTATCTTATAAAGAGTGGGGTATCTCCAAGGATGTCGCTAAACATAAAGTCATTGTAATTCATGGTTTTGATAGTTCCAAAGATTTGAAATTGCCTATTTCTCAG GAACTTATTGAGGAATTGCAAATTTACATGGTATCATTTGACAGGGCGGGTTATGGAGAGAGTGATCCACATCCAAAACGAACTGTTAAAAGTGAAGCGTATGATGTTCAAGAACTAGCTGATAAGTTGCAGATTGGTCCCAAGTTCTATGTGATTGGATTATCAATGGGTGCCTATGTTGTTTGGAGTTGCCTCAAAAACATACCACAGAG GTTGTCAGGAGCTTCACTTGTCGTACCATTTGTGAATTACTGGTGGCCTTGTTTACCTGCTAAGTTGGCTAAAGAAAGTTTTGAGCGACTGCTTGTTCAAGATCGGTGGGTGTTTCGTGTAGCACGTTATGCCCCATGGCTGTTTAACTGGTGGATGGAGCAAAAGTTGTTTCCAGCACTGAGTATAATGGCTGGAAAAATGGATATATTTTCCCAATCAGATTTGGAGTTTTTGAAGAATTTGCCACCAAACTCAGATGGAACTCAG GAAAGGATACGTCAACAAGGTGTTTATGAATCTCTGTATCGTGACATAATGGCTGGCTATGGAAAATGGGAGTTTGACCCGTTCGATATAAGCAATCCTTGGCCAAACAATGACGGTGCTGCTCATATTTGGCAGGGCTATGATGATAAAATCATACCATATAAAGTAAACCGCTTTCTCTCTGAAAAGCTTCCTTATCTTCGGTATCATGAGGTTCAGGGTAAAGGGCATTTGTTACCTTTTGATGACAGTTTATGTGAAGAAATTTTTAGGACACTTGTGGCAGGATGA